The DNA sequence GGGTTTAGGTATGGGGCCTTCCATGTTTTCTATTTCCGCTTTATTGGGAAAAGACGAGGTTGTAACCAGAATCAAAACTGCAATAGATACTTTGTCTTAACTATGGGAATGATTTCAGTTTTAGGGATTAAGGTTTATGCCTACCATGGTTGTTTGCCAGAAGAAACCAAAATTGGCTCAGACTATGAGGTGAACGTTCATGTAGAAGCAGACATTAACCAATCTGCGAATAGTGATATTTTGTCTCATACGGTCGACTATGTTTCTATTAATGGTATTGTAAAACAAGAAATGGCTGAACCAAGCAAATTGCTTGAAAATGTAGTGGTACGTATTATTAACGAAATCATTAAAAACCATTCAAATATCAAGTCTGTTGAAGTTAGTGTGGCGAAAAAAAATCCGCCAATTAACGGAGACGTGAGAGAAGTGGTCGTAAAAGAGAAGCGAATAAAAGGCATAGATTTTTAAAAAAATTATTAGATTTGCCGTCCTTTGGTTTCGTGGCCGAGTGGCTAGGCAGTGGTCTGCAACACCATCTACAGCGGTTCGAATCCGCTCGAAACCTCAACGACAAAACCGCAATTTATTGCGGTTTTGTTATTTTAAATGAGCTTATCAGAAAAAAAGTGTTAATATTTAATTAACTTTGTAAGCTTATCCGTTAATTTTACCTTAACAAGTATGTTTAGATGTTTTTTGATATTTATTTCCTTACTTATTGGGCTTAACGCTTTTTCTCAAGGCGCTAACAGTACTTCTTTTGAGCTTGTATCAAGAGTATATTTCGGCACACCTCCTTATGATGTTACAGATATAATGAACCCCCCTGTTGGAACGGTTTTATTACCTTGTACGGGCTACAGCGACTACACCTTGGGCAATAGCAATAATGGTGATGGTAATGTAGCTGGGCTAGAATATGTAACTGGGGTTTTAAGAAACGAAACATATGATTTAGAAGTTGAAGGTGGTTTTTGTGGCTCAACTCCATCTGTATCTAATCCCAATAGAGCAATTAAGGTTTATGTCGATTTCGATGCTAGCGGTACGTATGAGAGTACAGAATTGGTTTACACCTCACCTTATTCTAATAATAATAATCCTATTTTTAATACATCAATAACGATTCCTAATGACGCAGCTCTAGGTCCGATAACAATGAGAATTGTTTATAATAGGGTAGGTGCTTTTACAGCCTTATGGCAGGTTACCGCTTTAAATTGGGCGATTAATAATTTTCAATACGGCGAAACAGAAGACTACACTCTAATTGTTACGGGTTATGTTGATAGTATATCATCAACGAGCACGACTTGCTACAACACTTCAGATGGTCAAATTCAGATTATTCCAGATGTAACCGCCCCTGCAACCACCGAATATTCTATTAATGGTCTTGCCGGACCTTGGACCACAAACCTTGTCTATACTAATTTAGCCGTTGGTGATTATGATGTTTGGGCACGTGATTCCGACTTAGCCCCAAATTATGTTTATGAGGCTTTACAAACTACGGTAGTTAGTTCGGATACAGTTTTTGTAAACCCTCAAATTACATCTGATTATAATGGTTCAGAAATAAGTTGTAATGGAAACTTAGACGGTGAAATTACCTTATCTGCTTCTGGCGGTGATGATGCTTTATACACCTATCAATATTCAAGTACATCTAACCCTATTATTACAGATGCTTTGGCTAACCCCCTAACTAATTTAGGTGCTGACACATATACTTTTATTGCTACTGACGCTCAAGGGTGTACTTCCTTACCTACCGATATTGAAATTACGGAGCCTTCACCAGTAGTCATTGATGCCGTTGTTGTTGATCAACCGCCATCTTGCAACACATCATGTGATGCTATAATAACGATTGATGCCTCAGGAGGAACCCCAGCATACAGCTACAATGTTGATGGGGTAGATAACGGGAATAACAATACCGTGAACGGAGTATGTTCTGGTTTGCCGTTATTAACCGTTACCGATGACAACGGATGTTTTACCCAATCAAATCCACTAATTCCAAACCCTGCCGACCTTGATCTGACAGTTAATATAACATCCGATTTTTCAAGCTTTCCTATCAGTTGTCAAGACTCAACAGATGGGACTATTGAGGTTAGCACTTTAGGAGGTTCTGGCGGCGAATATTCTTATAGTATAGACGGGGGTTTAACTTTTCCATATGCATCTATTGGGGCTCTTGATATTACTAATTTATCTGAAGGAAGCTATTCCGTTATTGCTGTTGATAGTAATTTGTGTGAGTCATTGCCACAAGATATAATACTAAACGCCCCGACCCCTTTGTCTTTTGATTTTATTACGACTATAACTCCTATTTCATGTAATGGCTTTTCTGATGGTGAAATTAGTCTTTTAGGAGAAGATGGAGTTGGCGCTTACATTTATTCTATTGATGGAGGAGCAACTACTCAAACTTCGGGAGATTTCACTTCTCTTGCTGCAGGGACTTATGAGTTTACTGTAATTGATGACAACAATTGTTCATACAATGAGTTTTATGATTTAAATCAACCTTCAGAACTTAGCATAGTATCTGCTACTGTTACTTCTGATTACAACGGCTCTCAAGTGAGTTGTTTTGGTGCTTCTGACGCTATTATAACGGTTGACTTTGACGGAGGAAACGCACCCTATAGTTATAACCTTGTTCCTGATCCAACCGTATTTCCTTTAGCAGCCAATAATCTGATTACCAATCTGTCTGCCGGTCTTCAAACGCTACAAGCTATAGACGTTAATGGTTGTGTTTCTACACCTTTACCATTCGAAATTACTGAGCCTAACGACTTGCTTATTTCAGATATTAATCTTGTGAATAATGTGAGTTGTTTTGGAGGGTCAGACGGAGAAATAACAATAACTGCTAACGGTGGTTCTGGAGGATACACCTATTTTGTTGATGCTTTATACAGTTCTGCCAATCAAGCACCATACACTGTAGGGGGGCTTTCTTTTAACACTTATAACGTAGTTGTTACAGACGCTAATAACTGCACCTCTCCAACGTTTGCGCAAGCTATTACTCAGCCAGACCAAATTTTATCTAATCTTTCTGTTGTCAATTTAGGTTGTGATGGTGATTATGGTTCTGCGGCAGTTAACCCAGTTGGAGGTACACCAAACTATAGTATTTCATGGTCAACTGGAGCAACAGGTAATTCAGTAGATCAGCTTACATCCGGGGCTTATTCAGTAACCATTATAGACGCCCTTAGCTGTCAAGAAACGATAGACTTCCAAATAACAGAGCCTAATATTTCACTTTCTGTTAACCCAATTCTATGTTATGGTAATGGTAATGGAGAGATACAAGCGACTCTTAACAATCCGAATCCATCGTCTAATTATTCGGTATTGTGGGACGATGCTAACGCTCAAATAACAAATACGGCTTCTGGTTTATCTTCGGGAACTTACACTGTAACCATGACGGATCAGTTTGGATGTGTCTTAACAGCTTCAGAAACGATTAATGAGCCAGACTCTTTAAATATTTTTGTGGAGCATACACAGTTGTGCTTAGATGCTCCTATTGCTTCAGCATTAGTATTTGCCTCAGGAGGGTTAACACCCTATGATTATTTGTGGAGCACCAACGAAACATCCGAACTAATTTCTATACAAACAGCCGGTATGTATTCTGTTCAGGTAACCGACTTTAATAATTGTCAACATGAAGTAGCTATTACTATTGACCCTATCGTTCCTGTTCAGTTGAATTTTTTGACACAAGCTGTTAGTTGTGTTGATAATACAGATGGTAGCGTTGAGGTTTTTGCAACAGGTGGATACGACCCTTATACTTTCGAGTGGTCGAATTATACACAAGCAGCGTTAAATGATGGAGTCTCTTCAGGGAATTATGCCGTAACAGTCATAGACAATAACGGTTGTGTTTACTATGATGAAATAGAAGTCCCCTCTAGTAATCAAAGTTG is a window from the Flavobacteriales bacterium genome containing:
- the folB gene encoding dihydroneopterin aldolase, with amino-acid sequence MGMISVLGIKVYAYHGCLPEETKIGSDYEVNVHVEADINQSANSDILSHTVDYVSINGIVKQEMAEPSKLLENVVVRIINEIIKNHSNIKSVEVSVAKKNPPINGDVREVVVKEKRIKGIDF
- a CDS encoding gliding motility-associated C-terminal domain-containing protein, translating into MFRCFLIFISLLIGLNAFSQGANSTSFELVSRVYFGTPPYDVTDIMNPPVGTVLLPCTGYSDYTLGNSNNGDGNVAGLEYVTGVLRNETYDLEVEGGFCGSTPSVSNPNRAIKVYVDFDASGTYESTELVYTSPYSNNNNPIFNTSITIPNDAALGPITMRIVYNRVGAFTALWQVTALNWAINNFQYGETEDYTLIVTGYVDSISSTSTTCYNTSDGQIQIIPDVTAPATTEYSINGLAGPWTTNLVYTNLAVGDYDVWARDSDLAPNYVYEALQTTVVSSDTVFVNPQITSDYNGSEISCNGNLDGEITLSASGGDDALYTYQYSSTSNPIITDALANPLTNLGADTYTFIATDAQGCTSLPTDIEITEPSPVVIDAVVVDQPPSCNTSCDAIITIDASGGTPAYSYNVDGVDNGNNNTVNGVCSGLPLLTVTDDNGCFTQSNPLIPNPADLDLTVNITSDFSSFPISCQDSTDGTIEVSTLGGSGGEYSYSIDGGLTFPYASIGALDITNLSEGSYSVIAVDSNLCESLPQDIILNAPTPLSFDFITTITPISCNGFSDGEISLLGEDGVGAYIYSIDGGATTQTSGDFTSLAAGTYEFTVIDDNNCSYNEFYDLNQPSELSIVSATVTSDYNGSQVSCFGASDAIITVDFDGGNAPYSYNLVPDPTVFPLAANNLITNLSAGLQTLQAIDVNGCVSTPLPFEITEPNDLLISDINLVNNVSCFGGSDGEITITANGGSGGYTYFVDALYSSANQAPYTVGGLSFNTYNVVVTDANNCTSPTFAQAITQPDQILSNLSVVNLGCDGDYGSAAVNPVGGTPNYSISWSTGATGNSVDQLTSGAYSVTIIDALSCQETIDFQITEPNISLSVNPILCYGNGNGEIQATLNNPNPSSNYSVLWDDANAQITNTASGLSSGTYTVTMTDQFGCVLTASETINEPDSLNIFVEHTQLCLDAPIASALVFASGGLTPYDYLWSTNETSELISIQTAGMYSVQVTDFNNCQHEVAITIDPIVPVQLNFLTQAVSCVDNTDGSVEVFATGGYDPYTFEWSNYTQAALNDGVSSGNYAVTVIDNNGCVYYDEIEVPSSNQSCITAYSAFSPNGDQNNDYWHIDNIELYPDALVEVFNRWGDRVYSTKKYINAWEGAWQGMYESMPLPSATYYYVITLNNDEPPIAGTVTIVR